A single window of Cydia strobilella chromosome 18, ilCydStro3.1, whole genome shotgun sequence DNA harbors:
- the LOC134749475 gene encoding E3 ubiquitin-protein ligase TRAIP-like: protein MHILCTICSDLVNPAESLYVTKCGHLFHHQCLAQWIERSKSCPQCRNKVTDRCMFRMYPTVSNENSGEDAATLQSRLDDAMLQLRTQNTEQRELKDKLAAATQEANKKEELLKAAEKRLVSRDSAVSALREQLEYVKIQNKETQRLKEDNEALKKNIQTLNGLQKVLNATAAEVEETLQGYSDLRTLATFAAALKRALCESESKKRSCRELQHSAEQRLAAMRVRYEDLQAKIGQVQENLTNMERKYEALKHKRKASGEAEPRGAKHARPSPSPSPSPAPSPSTALSPAPAPAPAPACSTPRLSSTFNDAVVDIVNENEDSFNTAVRRIIQSDSPYLSLKQSGLALGTIHQRRPAPANLKPSEFAILRSAPTSIFHKPPPLEPPRDELNTAFTAPSPSPPPYDGLGGHARPDTFPTPRPKVPKVTSKHKLKRFNSAGSRDISQMFAGLRDKD from the exons ATGCACATCCTGTGCACGATATGCAGCGACCTCGTGAACCCGGCCGAGAGCCTGTACGTCACCAAGTGCGGCCATCTCTTCCACCACCAGTGTCTCGCGCAATGGATCGAAAG ATCAAAATCCTGTCCACAATGCCGCAACAAGGTGACAGACCGGTGCATGTTCCGCATGTACCCGACAGTGTCCAACGAAAACTCCGGGGAAGACGCAGCAACTCTGCAGTCAAGGCTGGATGATGCCATGCTGCAGCTACGGACGCAGAACACGGAGCAGAGGGAACTAAAGGACAAGCTTGCTGCCGCCACACAAGAGGCTAACAAAAAAGA GGAGCTACTAAAAGCGGCAGAGAAGCGACTTGTAAGCCGAGACTCGGCCGTTTCAGCGCTGCGGGAACAGCTGGAGTATGTTAAAATACAAAACAAGGAGACGCAACGGCTGAAGGAAGACAATGAGGCGCTTAAGAAGAATATACAGACTCTGAATGg gCTGCAGAAGGTACTGAATGCGACTGCAGCTGAAGTGGAGGAGACGCTTCAGGGCTATTCGGATCTACGCACGCTCGCCACCTTCGCCGCCGCACTCAAACG AGCACTGTGTGAGTCAGAGTCCAAGAAGCGCTCGTGCCGGGAGCTGCAGCACAGCGCTGAACAACGGTTGGCCGCCATGCGGGTCAGATATGAAGACCTGCAGGCTAAGATTGG GCAAGTGCAAGAGAACCTAACAAACATGGAGCGCAAATACGAAGCGTTAAAACACAAGCGGAAAGCGAGCGGAGAAGCGGAGCCGCGCGGCGCCAAGCACGCGCgtccctccccctccccctccccctcacCCGCCCCCTCACCCTCCACCGCCCTCTcacccgcccccgcccccgcccccgcccccgcctgCTCCACGCCGAGGCTGAGCAGCACTTTCAACGATGCTGTCGTCGACATCGTTAATGAGAACGAAGATAGCTTT AACACGGCCGTCAGACGAATCATACAGTCGGACTCCCCCTACCTGAGCCTGAAGCAGAGCGGCCTCGCACTCGGCACTATACACCAGCGGAGACCTGCTCCGGCTAATCTAAAG cCGTCAGAATTCGCGATCCTCCGCAGCGCGCCAACCAGCATCTTCCACAAGCCGCCCCCCCTCGAGCCCCCCCGGGACGAGTTGAACACGGCCTTCACggccccctccccctccccgcCCCCCTACGACGGTCTCGGCGGCCACGCCCGCCCCGACACCTTCCCCACCCCGCGCCCCAAGGTGCCCAAGGTTACGAGCAAGCACAAGCTGAAGAGGTTCAACTCGGCCGGCAGCAGGGATATATCGCAGATGTTCGCCGGCCTCAGGGATAAGGACTAA